The Chitinophaga sp. H8 region TGGACCGTCAAAAAGGACTGAGTGGTTTTTCTGCCGGGATAGGCGTGGTCACTAAAAAACTCCAGTTGCGGTATGCCCGTTCCTGGTATCAGCAGGCTACGGCTTTTAATCAGCTGGGTATTAATATCCCCTTACGGGAATGGGGGATCGTACCCGCCCCCCATTAATCCACTAATTGTCTTTTGTATAGTTGTATCGTGTTCTCCAGCCCTAAATAAATAGCATCACATACCAGTGCATGACCAATAGATACTTCTTTGAGCTGTGGAATATGCAGCTTGAAAAAGCGAAGGTTATCCAGGTTGAGGTCATGGCCCGCATTTAAATCCAATCCAAGAGCAGTAGCCTCTCTGGCTGTATTTTTATAGTCGTTAAACAACTGCAGGTTTTGCGGTTGGGTACGTGCTCTGGTATATTCTTCCGCATAAGGACCGGTATATAGCTCTATACGGTCGGCGCCGGCACTTTTAGCACCAGCTACCTTATCCACCTCGGCATTCAGGAAGATAGATACCCGGATACCCGCTTTCTTAAGTGTGGAGATCACCTCTTTCAGAAAGGCCTGATGCTGTACGGTATCCCAGCCGGTATTGGAGGTGATCGCATCCGGAGGATCCGGTACCAGGGTACATTGGTGTGGTTTTACCGCCAGTACAAGGTCCATAAAATCTTTGGAAGGATATCCTTCAATATTGAACTCCGTTGTTACCAGTGGCTTAAGGTCACGTACATCCTGAAAGCGGATATGACGTTCATCAGGGCGGGGATGTACGGTGATACCATCTGCACCGAAACGTTCACAATCTGCGGCCACTTTTAATATATCCGGCAGGTTAGCTCCTCTGGCATTGCGGAGGGTAGCAAACTTGTTGATGTTTACACTTAACTTGGTCATGTTACAAAATTAGGCGTTAATACAATAAAAAAGCAGCCATTGCGGCTGCTTTTTTATTAAAAGTACAATTTTGAGTACGCTCAAATATATTAGTACCTGTAGTAGTCGGGTTTGAAAGGACCTTCTTTGGCAATACCGAGATACTCAGATTGTGCAGTGGTCAGTTCATCCAGTTCCACGCCTATTTTCTTCAGGTGCAGACGGGCTACTTTTTCATCCAGGTGTTTAGGTAATACGTAAACTTTGTTTTCGTATTTATCAGTGTTAGTCCACAGTTCCAGTTGCGCCAGTGTTTGGTTGGTAAACGAGTTACTCATTACAAAGGAAGGGTGACCGGTAGCACAACCCAGGTTTACCAGGCGGCCTTCTGCCAGCAGGATAACATCTTTACCATCGATGGTATATTTATCAACCTGAGGTTTGATTTCTACTTTGGTTTTGCCGTAGTTGTTATTCAGCCAGGCAACATCAATTTCGATATCGAAGTGACCGATGTTACATACGATACACTTGTCTTTCATGGCTTTAAAGTGTTCGCCGGTAATGATATCGCGGCAACCAGTAGTGGTTACAATGATATCAGCTTCTTTTACGGCATCTGCCATTTTCTTTACTTCATAACCTTCCATTGCAGCCTGTAAAGCGCAGATCGGGTCAATTTCAGTAACGATTACACGAGCACCAGCACCAGCCAGTGATTCAGCAGAACCTTTACCCACATCACCAAAACCAGCAATAACAGCTACTTTACCAGCAATCATTACATCGGTAGCACGACGGATCGCATCTACGCAGGATTCGCGGCAACCGTATTTGTTATCAAATTTGGATTTGGTAACAGAGTCATTGATATTAATAGCAGGCATCGGTAAAGTACCGTTTTTCATACGCTCGTATAAGCGGTGAACACCAGTAGTAGTTTCTTCACTCAGGCCTTTAATATGTTGTACCAGTTCAGTGTATTTGTCAAGCACCATGTTGGTCAGGTCACCACCATCGTCCAGGATCATGTTC contains the following coding sequences:
- a CDS encoding pyridoxine 5'-phosphate synthase → MTKLSVNINKFATLRNARGANLPDILKVAADCERFGADGITVHPRPDERHIRFQDVRDLKPLVTTEFNIEGYPSKDFMDLVLAVKPHQCTLVPDPPDAITSNTGWDTVQHQAFLKEVISTLKKAGIRVSIFLNAEVDKVAGAKSAGADRIELYTGPYAEEYTRARTQPQNLQLFNDYKNTAREATALGLDLNAGHDLNLDNLRFFKLHIPQLKEVSIGHALVCDAIYLGLENTIQLYKRQLVD
- the ahcY gene encoding adenosylhomocysteinase, whose translation is MSTIANSNIDFDLKYKVKDMSLAAWGRKEIELAEAEMPGLMSLREEYGSSQPLKGARIAGCLHMTIQTAVLIETLVHLGAEVRWSSCNIFSTQDHAAAAVAAAGVPVFAWKGLNEQEFDWCIEQTLFFGAADRPLNMILDDGGDLTNMVLDKYTELVQHIKGLSEETTTGVHRLYERMKNGTLPMPAININDSVTKSKFDNKYGCRESCVDAIRRATDVMIAGKVAVIAGFGDVGKGSAESLAGAGARVIVTEIDPICALQAAMEGYEVKKMADAVKEADIIVTTTGCRDIITGEHFKAMKDKCIVCNIGHFDIEIDVAWLNNNYGKTKVEIKPQVDKYTIDGKDVILLAEGRLVNLGCATGHPSFVMSNSFTNQTLAQLELWTNTDKYENKVYVLPKHLDEKVARLHLKKIGVELDELTTAQSEYLGIAKEGPFKPDYYRY